The stretch of DNA AATCTCTTCAGCGCTGCAAGGCCAGGGCGTCGATCCGTTGGCCAACAGCATCAATGCAATCATTGATCAGCTAAAATCCGGACAGTCCACACAGTCGATTGTCAACAACTTGCAAGCCCTGGCTCGCCAAGCGTCTAATGCTGGAAATTCTCAGTTGTCTAGGGGCGCGCAAATGCTCTCTACGATGATAATTTCTGGGATGGATAAAGCGCGTGGTGCATCCGGGCTTCAAGCGCTTGCCAATATAACGTTGGGGGCAGCGCCACAAATCTCAGGCTCATCCTCCTCATTGAATAAAGACGACTTGGCGCTTATCGAAGCTCAGACTTCAATGTTGCTAGGGCAAGTCTTTTTGGAACTGGGTGAAGAAAAAACAGCTAATAACGCAATGGTCTGATTTTTTTTCACTTGGCATCTGGTTCAAAAAACCAGAGTTAGTTTAAGCTGAATTTCTTTATGGCTCGTGAAAGGAACAACAAATGAGCGACTCCATTACTTCCGGTAGCGGCGATTTGCAGACCATTATGGCTCAATCCCACGCCATGGAAGAGCAGAATCTTCAAGAGCAGTTCCAAATGTCTCAAATTTCGAATGCTCAAAACCTAGCTAACAACTTCGAACAGACCATGGCTAGCAACGCGAAGCAGGCTTTCGCGAAAGACTGATCTCGCTGTTTTATAAGATTGGCCCGCGCGATATTTCTTCTAAGGAATCATAGCGCGGGTCTTTTGTTTTTGGCGTACAAAAATCTCCGACGTGTTCATGGCACATTTTTCGCTGCGCATCTTAAGTGGGATCCACGCTGGCGCGTTTTCCTTAGTTGATAAATCGCCAATTCTTGTTGGAAGCGATGCAAGCGCAGACATCTCCTTACTCGATGATGGCGTCGAGCCGCATCACGTTCGGATCGAACAAGTAAATCCTAATAGATTGAGTATCACAGCGCTGGCGGATGGCGTTGAACTTAATGATACTATATTGGCAAGAGAAGAAACGCGCGAAATAACCCTTCCTGCTGTAATGCAACTCGGGGTCGTTTCGCTTTCTTTGGAGCCAGATCAGATTGTCTCCAATCTTGATGAGGCGCTTGAGGAACAAGGTCAGAGCGGAAAAAATTTTCCGGTCCTCGATTATTTCAAGGCGCTTAATACAACAGTACTTTTAGTCGGAATTATCGGTGTTTTTCTGATCGGCATTTTGGTCGATGTGCTGTGGCGACCAAGTGCCATAACAAAACCGGAGCACGCTCAGACGTCGGAATTGTCAGCTTCTGTTACAAAGAATGTAACAAAGCCGGATGCAGATGTACCTCTTAGTGATGATAAGTTGGGAAAAATTGTCGTCGCGGCGCTTAATCAAGCTCATTTTTCATCATTAAAAGTGATGGTCGGAACTGGCGTTGTTACGGTCGAGGGGATTATTCCTCAAGAACAGATGGCCAGATTTCGCAATGTTGAACAATGGTTCGACGCAACATATGGCGCACGTTACGTATGGCTACCTAATATTACTCAAAAATCACAAACTGTGCCATTAAATCTTCCCATTCAGGCGGTATGGGATGGTGATAACCCGAACATTGTCATGCACGGGCAACGTTATCGCATTGGGTCCGAACTTGTCACAGGAATGTCTCTTTTAGACATTACGAAACATGGAGTAATAGTTTCACAAGGTTCACAAACGGTTACCATTCGATACTGATTGGGTTTTAACGGAAGGGAGGCGAGAATGATTCAGCAGGTTTCGCCCAGTGATCCGGTGCGGTTGGACCGCGCTGTGCAGGAGGTCTCATCCGGGACGCACGATCCTGTCACGAAAGCGCAGTTCGATACGCTTCAAGGTGCGATGGCTGCGTGCGATGTTGCGCCGGAAGGGATCGATCCGCCGAGCATGATCGGCGCCTTATTCACGCATCTCATGCCTCATATTCGCAATCCGTCCGTTCTGCTCCCAGAGCAGCGCCGAACTATTCTCAAACGTCTGGAAGCGCGTGCGACGGCAAGGGGAGATAGTGCTCCTATCGTGCCGGGCGGCGTAGATTCCCTTCGACATGAACTTGAGAACCTCGAAGAATTCATGCGCAATCGCAATGGTCTGATCGGCGGTTAGGTGCATGGATAGCGATCAGCGCGATCTTCTTCTTTCCTTGGCCTATTTCTATATTTGTTGCGGGCGTGACTGGCGTGCACTGCCGTTGCTTCTGCTCGTCATTGCTCAAAGCCCTGACGATTGCGAATGTCTGCGTATGCTCGCCCATGTTTATATCATGGTTGATCGCGGTGAACTTGCGCTTGTCGTCCTCGACCGGATGAGACAGTTGAGCCCAACGATAATCGCTGGCGATGCGTTACTGCGCGCACGAGCCTTGCAGCGGCTTGGGCGCCATGAAGAAGCCCGGCATGTGTTCGACCAGTATATACAGGCCATGGCTGCATGAAAAACTTAAGCGTGTTTTTCAGGGCAGTGAGCCAACGGCAGGATTTGGCCCTGGTTATGGTGCTGATGCTGACAATCGGCATGTTGATCCTGCCGTTGCCCGCGGTGCTGGCGGATATTCTGATCGGATGTAATCTCAGCATTTCGGTTTTGCTGTTGATGGTGGCCGTCTACCTACGTTCTCCGCTCGATCTGACAGCGTTGCCGGGGATGATTCTGGTTTCGACCGTCTTTCGTTTGGCGCTTGAAGTTACCGTAACCCGCTTGATCCTGACGACGGCCGATGCGGGCACGATCGTGGAAACGTTCGGAGAGTTCGTGATCGGCGGCAATATCGTCGTCGGTCTGGTTGTATTCGCGATTGTGACGACGGTGCAGTTTATCGTCGTGACCAAAGGCACCGAACGTGTGGCGGAAGTCGGCGCGCGCTTCACGCTTGATGCGATGCCCGGCAAGCAAATGAGCATCGACAGCGATCTGCGCTCGGGTGATATCGACCAGGCAGAGGCGCGTCGCAGACGGCAAGAATTGGCCAGCGAGAGTGCTTTACATGGCGCCATGGATGGCGCGTTGAAATTCGTCAAAGGAGACGCCATTGCCGGGTTGATCATCATCGTGGTCAATCTGGTCGGCGGTATTGCGATTGGCACGGCCCAGCGCGGAATGCCTGTCGGCCAAGCGATGCACACTTACACATTGCTGACGGTCGGCGACGCATTGATTTCGCAGATTCCAGCATTGCTGCTTTCCATTACCGCTGCGATCGTCGTGACGCGTGTCGGTGGGCATGGGACGGACTTGGGGCGCGATATGGCCGGGCAGTTGATGGCCAATCGAGGCGCGTTGCGTATCGCTTCGGTTCTGCTGCTGATCATGGCGCTCATTCCTGGTTTTCCGAAGCCGGTTTTCCTGGGGCTTGCGGCACTGTTCTTCTGCGGTAGCCGTCCGAACTGGAAATATCTCCGCAATCTCATCCTCCGCCGCGATACGAACGAGGTTACCGAGGCCGATAATACGAATGCACCGCCAGGCATGGCGCGAGGCAACTCAACGTCCCAATCTGGCGAGATATTTACGTCTTTGCTGTCGGTGACGATAACGCCTTTATTGGATCAGGCATTGGATCGTGGCCGCCTCGAACGTTTGTTGTCGCTTGCCGTCGCGGAAGTCGAGAGTGACCTCGGCATACGCTGTCCACGCCCTCACATCCGCGTTGGCGGCAACGTAGGAGCACCACGTTTTTCAATCGATTTGGAAGATGTGCCGATTGAAGAACATACGCTGCGGCTCAACCATCTGGTCCTGCAAGACGATCCGATGCATCTCGATCTGGCCGGGATCGATGGCGAGGCTGGCCTGCCTTTATTGGGGCGAGAACCAACGATTTGGGTTGCGACCACAGCCGAGGGGCGGCTTAAGACGGCTGGTATCGGTTATTCGGATAACGCCGCCGCAATTGCTTTTCGCTTCCGATTGGCGATGCGCCGTCATGCCGGTCGGTTCATCGGTTTGCAGGAAGCGCGTCAAATCGTGCAGCGCGCCGAAGGCGAATATGGCGATTTGGTTCGCGAGGCGACGCGTATCGTGCCGACACAACGTTTGGCGGAAATTCTGCGGCGCTTGGTCGAAGAGGAAGTGTCCCTCCGGAACATCCGCATGATATTGGAAACCTTGGTGGAGTGGGGTGAAAAAGAAACCCGTGCTCCCATGCTCGTCGAGCATGTGCGGCAGGCATTGTCACGCCAGATTTGTCATCGTTACGCCAATCAGCAGAAAACTATTCTCGCCTTTGTCGTAGCGCAGGATACGGAACAAACGCTGCGTCAAGCCGTGCGTGAAACTCCGGCGGGAGCATTTCTGGCGCTTGACCCCGATATGTCCCAACAATTGTTGGGGGCGATCAAAGAACGTTTCACAAATGCTCCGGGTGTAAATAGTGGAGGTAACAGAGAAACCCAGCCGATTATTGTTTGCTCACTCGATACGCGCAGGTTCGTGCGAGGATTTTTAACACGTAATAGCCTCGATTATGCCGTTTTGTCCTATCAGGATTTAGCAGAAGAGTTTCCGGTCCATCCGATCGGCACGATTAGTCTGGGTATTTCAGCCAACGTCCAAGCAGCAGCGCAAAAACACTGATTATTTATAAAACCAGCTTTTGCATGGGGAGCCAAAGTATGAGACTCATAATCATGCTACAAAATACGGAATTTGCTACGACACTGAAGGAGCGCCTGCAAACGGCCGGTTTCGGTGCGGATATTTTTGCAAATCTGGCTGAGGCGACCGAAGCGATGGTCGCGAATAATTATGATCTTATCTTATTGGGCGAGCAGCTTGATGATGGTGAAACCAAAACATGGTGGCGTCACCGGAATCGCAATCGTCGCATAACAAGCGATGCTTTCGTCATCCTGATGACGGATCATGAGGAAGAGCGTATTGCAGCGCTTGAAGCTGGTGCTGACGATAGTATCGGCTACGATATCGATCCGCGTGAACTTATCGCCCGCGTGCGTGCCGTTTTGCGCAGACCGCGCGAGTTGATGATTGAGCAGCATGAATTCAGCGATATCACGCTATGCACGTGCACACGCGAAGTGCATGTGGCGGGATGCCCTCTTTCTCTGCAAAAACGAGAGACCGCCATTTTGGAATCCCTCATACGCCGCCGTGGCCGTGTGGTACCGCGCGCCGGGCTGGAACATGATGTTTATGGTGCGCAAGCGGAATATTGCCCGAACTCGCTCGAAGTCAGAGTGAGCCGTATTCGCCGTCAGTTGGCTCAGGCTGGTTCGGCCGTTACGATTGAAACCGTTCGGGGAGTGGGGTATCGCCTTGCAGTCCGTATAGCGGAAGGTTGTGTCGATTCCGAACTTAGGCAGGCGGCGACGCTAAAAGCGCGCCGTATGGCCAATAATTTCGTGCATTCGGGCGCCATGTCGGCACGGGAAAGAGCGACCTTCAGCGGCTGAACGAGAGCAGCCGTCCTGTTAACCGGAAGAGTATATGCAGTTTCAGTCAGTCCCGCGTGCCGTTTCCAACAAAAAAAAATGGCTTGTCGTCACGGTATGCTGTGGCGTCGCCACGGTCGTTTCTTCTCCTGTGAACGCGCAATCCGCAGGCAGTGCGGTCATGGGCGTGGACGATGCGCATGTGGGGCGTGGAACCAATCTTAGCGTCGGAGGGGGGAGGTTACTTCGTCTTCCACGTCCGGCAAGTAATGTCATGGTCGCCGATCCAAGCATCATGGACGTGCAATATACGGACCACGACAATCTGTTCATATTCGGCAAAAAGCCCGGCCATACGACTTTTATCGTTATAGACCAAAACGGTCGCACGATGATCTCGAGCGAGGTTACGGTCTCTTTCAATATGGACGCGATGCATAGCGCGATCGCAGCCGAAGGCGGGCAGGGGATCAGCGTGCAGGTTTCGCCGCAAGGCGTCGTCTTGTCCGGTAGTGTCCCGAATGCACGTGCCGCGGCCCATCTTGAGCAACTTGCGCAACAATATGCCGGTGGGAGCACGAAGGTTCTTAATCGTTTGACGATTGCCGAACCGGTTCAGGTCAATCTGCAAGTGCGTGTCGCGGAAGTCCAGCGGCAGGTTTCGCAGGATCTGGGATTTAACTGGTCCACGGTTTTCAGTAATATCGGCTCCTTTGCAATCGGCGCGGCAACGGGCGGCCTAAGCGGTGCGCCGACCGCCATCAGCGATGGCGTCAGCGCCTATAATGCGTTGTCTGGCAGCTACACCAGCCATCATGGCTCCGTTACCGGCACTCTGGATGCAATGGCTTCCGAAGGATTGGCGACGATGTTGGCCGAACCAAACCTGACGACCATGTCCGGCGAGTCTGCGAAATTTCTTTCGGGGGGGCAGTTCCCTGTTCCGGTTCCGCAAGGTTACGGCAATGTCGGCATTACATATAAAAATTACGGTGTGAGCGTTTCTTTCACGCCCACGGTCCTGGCTGACGGAACGATCAGCATGCACGTCGCTCCCGAGGTCAGTTCCGTTTCCACCCAACCCTCGGATGGCGCTTATTCGTTCCCCGGCGGCAGCGGCGGCGTCGTGCCTGCCATTCGTAGTAATCGCGCGGACACCACGATCCAGCTCGCATCAGGGCAAAGTTTTGCGATCGGCGGCCTCATCACCAACGACGCCAATAATTCGATATCGAAAGTCGCGGGCTTGGGCGACATTCCCGTTTTGGGGGCGCTATTTCGCTCGACTTCTTTCCAGCGCAACGAAAGCGAACTCATTATCGTGGTAACAGCTTATATCGTGCATCCGTCGGACCATGCGCCTGCGTTGCCGACCGATTACGTGCGCCCCACCTCCGCTTTGGAATCACTGTTGCTAAACCGCACGGCGCTCGGTCAAGCGCCCGCTACGGATCCCTTACGCGCACCCCACCTTCAAGGGGCAGGCGGTTTTCTCTACCAATGAAGCCTTATTTCCTCTGCCTGCTGGCGCTGGCCATGGCAGGTTGTAACGATAACTGGGCGCACCAGACCGCCACTGCACCGCCGCTTTTGTTGGGAGTCAGCGAAAACCGGACATTGCTGCAAAGCGCGTCCGCCGAAAGTGATGTAGGGCGAGCGCTCACGACATTGGGCGATCCAAGTGCCATCCATGCGGTGATTAACAGAGCAGATCCACGAGCGGCATCGCTTGCGCAGCGCGCTTTGAGCCAAGCGGGTATCGATCCAGCACGTATCCAGATCGTCAATAACCCAACTGACGCGCTGGTGCTCCGCGCTTATACGCTGGCGCCGCTAGATTGTGCGAACGCCGTGCATAAATCCTGGTTTGGGAATGCCTCCAACAGCCTTTATGCGCTGGGAATGTGTGTGCGAGCGGCGGCGTTAGGCCAGGAAATTGCTAATCCAGGTGATTTGGTGCAACCCGCGCATCTTCAGGCGGCGAATGGCGCGCGCTTCGGTCGTGTCGTGCAATTATGGGAAGCAGGGCAGGATCGGGATCAACAATCCGATAAGTCCTCATCAAATTCCGGCCCCTTCGGCTCGGGCGGCGGTGGTGGCGGCGCTTCCGGAACATCGGCTCCGAGCGAAGACACTACCGCAGCTTCCACTCAATCGGGAGCAACAACGGAAACAGGTGCGCCGGAGGCCGTCCCTGCAGGTGCAGGCGCGCCGAGCAACGAATAAAAACGCATATTCTGCTGGAATTGCTGTTCGGTCTGCGTAGCGGCGCGACCTGCATGGCGGGCGGCGTTCAGATTGCCTTCCATGGCGTAGACAATGGCGAGATTACCGTCGATCGTCGCAAGGTCGGTGGCGGGTGCCCCGTGTTCAACCGCCTCGGTACGGAGCTGGATCAGCCCTGCTTGTGCTATTGCAGGCTGACCGGCGAGTGCTTGCGAAAGAGCCAGATTATTCCGCGCTGCTAAGCTGTTCGGGTCCAATTGCAGCGCTTGTCGGTAAGATTCTTGTGCGCCGCTGAAATCTTCCGATGAATCATAGGCAATGCCGAGAGCGATATGGAGGGCTGCAACATTAGGATGCGTTGCAATCATCGGGCGCAATATCGCGATCGCATCCTGAGGTCGCTGCGCCGTCGTCAGTACACGTGCCAGTAGAAGCGTCAGACGGAGCTGATCGCCTGTGCTGGCCTCCGACTGCGTCCGATGAATGGCGTCGATTGCATCGTCGGTGCGGCCGGTTTGTACAAGCGCTTCAGCATAGGAAGCGACATAATCTGGATTTTTAGGGCGCAGATTGAAAGCGTGGCCATAGAAGGTGGCGGCAGTCGACCAATCTCCATGCGCGCGTGCCGAATCACCGATACGCATCATGGCTCCCGGATCCTGCGCCACGCGCTGTTGACGCGCCGCATCGGCCGCTTGGCGCGGCATGGTGTTGACGCACCCTGAGATGGCCAAAGGAAGCATCGTAAGCAGAAAAATAGGCATGCGCGACAGTTGGAGACGATGGGCTTTTATCACGCCAATATGGTTCCTCGAATGAAAGCATTCCCATAGCAGGGAAAGGATATTAGGTTTTTTAATCTTATATGAAGGATTAGGAAGCGGTTCTACTATGATGATGCGAATAATGTTAAAAGTATGTTTGTTGGTAGGCTAGGCTATAGCAGAAATCGTGCGCGCAGTAACCCACCATCAAGATAGCGTCTTTACGGTCTGAGCAAGAACGTGCATTCACCACACATGGCGAAGTTGTATAGCGTTCTCGCTCATAAAATGAATTTTCGTGGGTTGGGTTTGATATGGTCCACCATGGGCCTGCGTGTCCGTGTATACTCGATATTTTCGGCCGTCTTTCTTTTGGGCTTCGTTATCATCGTCCTATCTTCGATGCGTGCCGTTGAAGGGGGCGAGACGAACGCTCGCCTCGAAGCGATGCAATCGCTTATGACGGCGATGATGGCGACAGGGCATGACGCCCCTCAAAATGCCGAGACATCTTCACTATCGCGCCCGTTCGGTCCGATAGGAGAGACAGATTACGCTGCGTCTCATCAGTTCGCACAATTTTCGCCATACTATCGAGGCTACAATTATCGGGTTATCGCGAACAATCCGATGAACAGTCAGGATCGCCCGACGGAGCATGAGCAAGAACTTTTTTCTCAAATACAAGCGCAATTAGGGAATTCGGAAGAGGCGAAGACGCTTGAGCCGATTTTTGCCGGGAAAAATATTGAACTCGTCGCCCCGATCCGAATGCGACATGCTTGCTTAGGTTGTCATGGTGATCCGCATGCAGCTCCGAGCGCTTTGCTTCAGGTTTTCGGCAGTCAGAATGGGTTCGGTTGGTTGCAAGGGCAGATCGTTGGAATGCGCATTGTCACTGTTCCATCGCCATTAGGGTGGGTAGGCTTTGGCCAGATAAAGCATAAGATTTTTTGGCCGGCTCTTTTTTGGACATTGAGTTTTGTAGGCTTGGTAGCTGTTCTTGAGTGGATGGTCATAAGGCCACTTCTACGTGTGGTTACAGCTCTGGAAGCTGCCAGTCTTGGCGATGTGGAGGCATTGACATTGCCAATTGAAAAAAATGGTGAGTTTGGCGTAATCGCTATTAGCCTTGATAGAATCAAACGTAGTCTTTCCTATGCCATACGTTTGCTTTCGGATGAGAAAGACTGATTGCTACACTTATGATCGTTTCTGGGAAGTTTGACTGGAAACGCGGACTTTCTGACCATCGACAAGTGCGGCAGGCGGATTGAGAATGACAGGCTCATTCGGCTCCAGGCCTTTCAATATTTCCACGTCGGTGCCGAAATCTCTGCCTTGCGTAATATCATGCAATTTTACGTGGCGATCCGGCGTTAATGTTGCAACTTGTAATCCTTCCGCACGAAACAAAAGGGCACTTGCTGGAATACTTACGCCAGGATTGACGGGCGGAATTTTGAAGTGCACTTCAGTGTAGCCGCCCGGAAATAATTCGCCTTTCTGATTGTCGATGCGCAATTGTACGAGGAGAGTTCTGTTTTCAGGCTGTAGAGCATGCGCTGTGTTGACCAAATGTGCCACAAAAGCGCGGCCGGGATATTCCGGGAAATGTAACTCTGCCACTACTTTTGGCGTGATGGAAGCGGCGTAACTTTGTGGGACCTGCACATAGATACGCAGCCAACTTATATCCGCGATCTGGAATAATTCTGGCCCGTTATTGCTGCCGGAATTGATAAGATGCCCGATATCCGTATTACGTGCAGTGACGATACCGTCGTAAGGGGCGCGAATTTCTTCGAAGCTGACCAGTTGCTCCAACCGTTGAACATTCGCTTGATTGGATGCAACGGTCGATGCACGTGCATTGGCGTCACTTGTGGCTTGATCGCTAGATTGCTGCGATACAGCGCTAAACGGTAGAAGCGCGCGCGTGCGATGCGCCAGCGTCTGAGCGATTTTGTTGTTGGCTTCCGCCGCCATAAGGTCGGCTTTTGCTTGAAGTAACTGCTGGTCGATTTCCGGGGAGTCGATCTCTGCCAATACTTGCCCCTTGCTGACGTGATCCCCAATATCGACATACCATTTTTTGAGATAACCGTTCGTTCTGGCCTAGATAGTCGCATTGAAGGCTGGGGCGACACTTCCGGGGAGTATGACTTCCTCGGATTGCGGCTCCTTTTTCGCGGT from Kozakia baliensis encodes:
- a CDS encoding SctD/MshK family protein; its protein translation is MAHFSLRILSGIHAGAFSLVDKSPILVGSDASADISLLDDGVEPHHVRIEQVNPNRLSITALADGVELNDTILAREETREITLPAVMQLGVVSLSLEPDQIVSNLDEALEEQGQSGKNFPVLDYFKALNTTVLLVGIIGVFLIGILVDVLWRPSAITKPEHAQTSELSASVTKNVTKPDADVPLSDDKLGKIVVAALNQAHFSSLKVMVGTGVVTVEGIIPQEQMARFRNVEQWFDATYGARYVWLPNITQKSQTVPLNLPIQAVWDGDNPNIVMHGQRYRIGSELVTGMSLLDITKHGVIVSQGSQTVTIRY
- the sctY gene encoding type III secretion apparatus assembly chaperone SctY — its product is MDSDQRDLLLSLAYFYICCGRDWRALPLLLLVIAQSPDDCECLRMLAHVYIMVDRGELALVVLDRMRQLSPTIIAGDALLRARALQRLGRHEEARHVFDQYIQAMAA
- the sctV gene encoding type III secretion system export apparatus subunit SctV, producing MKNLSVFFRAVSQRQDLALVMVLMLTIGMLILPLPAVLADILIGCNLSISVLLLMVAVYLRSPLDLTALPGMILVSTVFRLALEVTVTRLILTTADAGTIVETFGEFVIGGNIVVGLVVFAIVTTVQFIVVTKGTERVAEVGARFTLDAMPGKQMSIDSDLRSGDIDQAEARRRRQELASESALHGAMDGALKFVKGDAIAGLIIIVVNLVGGIAIGTAQRGMPVGQAMHTYTLLTVGDALISQIPALLLSITAAIVVTRVGGHGTDLGRDMAGQLMANRGALRIASVLLLIMALIPGFPKPVFLGLAALFFCGSRPNWKYLRNLILRRDTNEVTEADNTNAPPGMARGNSTSQSGEIFTSLLSVTITPLLDQALDRGRLERLLSLAVAEVESDLGIRCPRPHIRVGGNVGAPRFSIDLEDVPIEEHTLRLNHLVLQDDPMHLDLAGIDGEAGLPLLGREPTIWVATTAEGRLKTAGIGYSDNAAAIAFRFRLAMRRHAGRFIGLQEARQIVQRAEGEYGDLVREATRIVPTQRLAEILRRLVEEEVSLRNIRMILETLVEWGEKETRAPMLVEHVRQALSRQICHRYANQQKTILAFVVAQDTEQTLRQAVRETPAGAFLALDPDMSQQLLGAIKERFTNAPGVNSGGNRETQPIIVCSLDTRRFVRGFLTRNSLDYAVLSYQDLAEEFPVHPIGTISLGISANVQAAAQKH
- a CDS encoding winged helix-turn-helix domain-containing protein; protein product: MRLIIMLQNTEFATTLKERLQTAGFGADIFANLAEATEAMVANNYDLILLGEQLDDGETKTWWRHRNRNRRITSDAFVILMTDHEEERIAALEAGADDSIGYDIDPRELIARVRAVLRRPRELMIEQHEFSDITLCTCTREVHVAGCPLSLQKRETAILESLIRRRGRVVPRAGLEHDVYGAQAEYCPNSLEVRVSRIRRQLAQAGSAVTIETVRGVGYRLAVRIAEGCVDSELRQAATLKARRMANNFVHSGAMSARERATFSG
- a CDS encoding type II and III secretion system protein family protein; protein product: MQFQSVPRAVSNKKKWLVVTVCCGVATVVSSPVNAQSAGSAVMGVDDAHVGRGTNLSVGGGRLLRLPRPASNVMVADPSIMDVQYTDHDNLFIFGKKPGHTTFIVIDQNGRTMISSEVTVSFNMDAMHSAIAAEGGQGISVQVSPQGVVLSGSVPNARAAAHLEQLAQQYAGGSTKVLNRLTIAEPVQVNLQVRVAEVQRQVSQDLGFNWSTVFSNIGSFAIGAATGGLSGAPTAISDGVSAYNALSGSYTSHHGSVTGTLDAMASEGLATMLAEPNLTTMSGESAKFLSGGQFPVPVPQGYGNVGITYKNYGVSVSFTPTVLADGTISMHVAPEVSSVSTQPSDGAYSFPGGSGGVVPAIRSNRADTTIQLASGQSFAIGGLITNDANNSISKVAGLGDIPVLGALFRSTSFQRNESELIIVVTAYIVHPSDHAPALPTDYVRPTSALESLLLNRTALGQAPATDPLRAPHLQGAGGFLYQ
- a CDS encoding tetratricopeptide repeat protein — its product is MIKAHRLQLSRMPIFLLTMLPLAISGCVNTMPRQAADAARQQRVAQDPGAMMRIGDSARAHGDWSTAATFYGHAFNLRPKNPDYVASYAEALVQTGRTDDAIDAIHRTQSEASTGDQLRLTLLLARVLTTAQRPQDAIAILRPMIATHPNVAALHIALGIAYDSSEDFSGAQESYRQALQLDPNSLAARNNLALSQALAGQPAIAQAGLIQLRTEAVEHGAPATDLATIDGNLAIVYAMEGNLNAARHAGRAATQTEQQFQQNMRFYSLLGAPAPAGTASGAPVSVVAPD
- a CDS encoding Tll0287-like domain-containing protein, whose amino-acid sequence is MHSPHMAKLYSVLAHKMNFRGLGLIWSTMGLRVRVYSIFSAVFLLGFVIIVLSSMRAVEGGETNARLEAMQSLMTAMMATGHDAPQNAETSSLSRPFGPIGETDYAASHQFAQFSPYYRGYNYRVIANNPMNSQDRPTEHEQELFSQIQAQLGNSEEAKTLEPIFAGKNIELVAPIRMRHACLGCHGDPHAAPSALLQVFGSQNGFGWLQGQIVGMRIVTVPSPLGWVGFGQIKHKIFWPALFWTLSFVGLVAVLEWMVIRPLLRVVTALEAASLGDVEALTLPIEKNGEFGVIAISLDRIKRSLSYAIRLLSDEKD
- a CDS encoding efflux RND transporter periplasmic adaptor subunit: MGDHVSKGQVLAEIDSPEIDQQLLQAKADLMAAEANNKIAQTLAHRTRALLPFSAVSQQSSDQATSDANARASTVASNQANVQRLEQLVSFEEIRAPYDGIVTARNTDIGHLINSGSNNGPELFQIADISWLRIYVQVPQSYAASITPKVVAELHFPEYPGRAFVAHLVNTAHALQPENRTLLVQLRIDNQKGELFPGGYTEVHFKIPPVNPGVSIPASALLFRAEGLQVATLTPDRHVKLHDITQGRDFGTDVEILKGLEPNEPVILNPPAALVDGQKVRVSSQTSQKRS